Genomic window (Trueperaceae bacterium):
CCTGGCGATAGGCGGGGTGGGCAACGACCGGACGCTCTACCTCGACGGCGAGGCGGTCGACCTCGACGGGTCACGCGTCCTTAGGCGCGACCGCGTCCGCATCGGCGCGTTCCGTGAGGGCGAGTACGTCCACGTGAGGATCCGCAACGACGCGAAGTCGTTGGGCGCGCGTCTCGCCGACGCGCTGGTCGTGAACGAGGTGCTGGCGTCGCCGCAACGCGACGAACTGCTCGCCACGATGAAGGTGCTTGCCAACAACGTTCGCGGCGAGGTCGACGAGGTCGTCGGCCAGGCCGTCGCGCGCGCCAACGTCGTGGCGCTCAGGGCACCGAGCCGCATGAAGGCGCTGGAGGGGCTCCTGCGGGGGGCGGCCAAGGCGGCCGGCGTCGTGGTGAGCGACGACACGGTCGGCAACGTCGTGGCGCGCATGGCGAAGGTGGGAACGGTCGAGCCGTCCGACCTGCCAGGCCTCGTGGCCACGTCGGGGGCGAGCGAGCACGTCGTGAAGACGCTGACCCAGGAGCCGATGACGTTCGACCTCGCCAACCTCAAGATCACGGTCCGCCAGTACCGCGGCCGGGACCGCGCCGCGCAGGAGAGCCTGGTCGCCATGCTCCCGGGCCAGGTGCTCGGGTCGTTCACGGAATCGATGCTCACGCCGCGGCCTGGCGGGACGTTGATCTTCGCGCGCGGCGAGGAGGAGGTGGCGGTCCTGTTCGTCCCGAACCGCCCCGACGGGACCGCCTACTGACCGCCCGTTTGCCTGCGCGCGCCCGCGGCCGCCCCGATGGGGAGCGCCGGCGGGAAGCTCAGGGGGGCGTCGGTTGCGGCGGGCCGAACTCGTACGCCGCGCGCAACACCGCCAGGTCGGCGTCGTCCACGCGGCCGTCGCCGTTGAAGTCGGCGCGGAGGTTCACGCCCGTCCGGCCGTACGCCTGCCCGAACGCCACCAGGTCGTAGAAGCCCACGCTGCCGTCGCCGTCGAGGTCCTCGGGAGCGCGCCCGCGGCGCTCCTCGAGGAGCGCGACGTCCGTCGGCGCCGGCGCCGCGATACTGGCGTCCGGGCTCCACGCCATCACGCCGGCGCCCCCCTCCTGCAGGCCGAGGAGCACGCCGAGTTCGTGCAGGAGCACGGGGCGGATCCGGGCGCCCGCCTCGGGCGAGACCAGCACCTCGGTCTGCCGGCCGCCGGAGACGAGCGTGAGGGAGGTGGCGTCGGGCCCCATGAGCTCCGACGTGCCGTAGCGCACGAGCGTGGCGGCCGCGCCGTCGAGCGTGAACTCGGCGACACCAGGCGCCGCCGCCTGCCACGCACCGGCCGCTTCGGCAACGTGGGTCGAGAGGAGCAGGGGGCCGCCGGCGTCGTCGACCCGGTAGGGAACGCGCAGCGGCGGTGGCGGCGCCGCGGGTGGCGCCGCGGGNNNNNNNNNNNNNNNNNNNNNNNNNNNNNNNNNNNNNNNNNNNNNNNNNNNNNNNNNNNNNNNNNNNNNNNNNNNNNNNNNNNNNNNNNNNNNNNNNNNNGGGGCGGCCTCTTCGGCTGTGGTCGCGTCCGTGGCCTCGCCTGGGTCATCGGCGCTCTCGGCGTCGGCCTCCCGCGTGTCGCCGGCTGGGGCGGCCTCTTCGGCGTCTCCGGCCGCGGCGTCGCCCGCCGCCGCTTCGGTGGTTACTTCGCTGCCCCCGGTCGTGGTCGCACCGGTGTCGTCCGACTCGCTCGGCGCGGGGACGTGGGGCGTGCCGCGCTCCAGCAGCGCCGTCACCGCCTCCCGCAGCCCCGCCTCGCCGGGTCCGCCCCCGCCGCGCACGAGCGCGCCCGCCGTGTCGACCGTCAGCCGCGTGCCGTCGCCGGCGATCGCGCCGGCGACGTCCAAGCGCCACGCGCCCTGGGCGACCCCGACGACGGGGGACGCCAAGCCTTCGGCCTGATAGGCGAGCACCAGCCACCGTTCGCCCTCGGCGAACGTCGGCAGGCCGCTGACGACCAGGTCGGGCAGGAGGGTGGCGCTACCACCCAGGAGGCGAAGCTCCACCGTAGCGGGGGTGGCGCTCCCCGCCTCCTCCGCGGCGCGGTCGCGCAGGACGGCGACGTCGCCGAAGTCGACCGTCGTCCAGGGTCGGCCGTCCGCCTCCGCCCCGCCGACCCCGGTCACCGTGCCGAAGAAGACCAGGTCGGCCCGCAGGACCATCTCCTCGGGTTGGAGCGGCAGGTAGGTGGTGGCGGCGGCGCGTCCGCCAAGCAGGGCGGCCGCCGCCAGCACCGTCCCGAGGAGCGGCCACGCGCGGTGGGGGACGCTCACGGCGCGTCCTCGTCCTCGGTGTGGGGTGGGGCGGGTTCGACGTCGGGGGCGGTCTCGACCGCGGGGACGGCCGGGTTGGGCGCGCCGCCGACGCTGCCGGTCAGGTAGTCGTGGCGCCGGTCGGGGTCCGCGCTCGAGCTCACCACCTCGACCGTGTAAGTCGCCTGCACGCGCGCCGGGGGCGTGAGCGGGCGGAGGGTGAACCGGAACAGTTCGGGGCTGCCCGTCAGTTCCTTGCCGAGCCCGACGACGTCCACCTGCAGACTGCCCGCCGCGGCCTGCCACACCAACCCGAGGCCCCGCCCGCCCGCCTCGGGTCCGGTCTCGGCGAGGGCGAAGCGCTCGGCGTCCCAGGTGACGAGGCCGCGCACGCCGGTCACGCCTCGCGCGTCCTCCAGGCGCGCGCGCAGCGTCACCTCGGAGCGGACCTCCGTGAGCGGCGCGTCCAGCACGAAGCGCGGTTCCGGCGCCTTCACCACCTGCAGCGTGAAGCTCTGGCTGACGCGCGACAGGTTGGCGTCGGAGACCTGAACGGTGACCTCGAACGTGCCCGGCTCGGTCGGCGCGCCCCTGATCGCGCCGTTATCGAGGACGAGGCCGGGGGGTAGCGAGCCGGTCAGCAGCGTGAACGTGTAGGGGCGCAGCCCCCCCACCGCGTTCAGCGTGGCGGCGTACGGTTCGAAGACGACGCCGCGTGCGAGGTTCCCGCCCAGGAGGCGCAGCGCCTCGCCCTTCGTGGCGAGCTCGCCGGCGCAGCCGCCGAGGGTGAACAGCAGCGCCAGCAGGCCGGCGAGGGCGGCCGCGAGCCCGGCGCGTCGGCTGCGCGGCGGGGCGCAGGGTCGGTCGTGTCGCATCGAGAGGATTGTAACGGCCCGACCATGAGTGACCGCTGTGGCGCTCCGTTCGGGCCCGTCGGGCGCGTGGTAATGTCGGGCCTTGAGCGGCACACGTCATCTTCACGTCACCCGCGCGGCGCGGCGGCGCTACCGTCTGCCGGAGGCGGCCTTCGGGCTCTCCGGGCGCGTCGGCGAGCTGGACCTCGCCGACGCCGCGGCGTGGGCCGCGCGGATCACGGCGGGGCGGCGGGGGAGCGAGCTCCCCGCGGTGACCCCCGGCACGGTGGCGGGGGCGGTGGCGCTCCACGAGGCCGCGCACGCCCTCATCGCGCGCCTCGCCGTCACCGCCACCGGCGAGCCGACCCTTACGGCCGCCGCGCGGGCATGGCACGAGGCCGAGCCCGGCGCCCCCGGTGCGTTCTGGGCCCGCTTCGACGCGGTGTTCGGGGCCGCCGCAGGCGTGCCCGACGTGGGAGCGCCCGAGGCGGCGGCATCCGACGCGGGCGCGCGGACGGGGGAGGGCGCCGGCCCCGTCCTGGAAGAGGCGTGGCTCGTCGCGAGGGCGCGGCGCAACGCGGCGCTGCGCGCCCTGCACGAACTGTTCGAACACGACGAGGCGGCGGGCGGCGCGTGGGAGACCGCCAGGGGCGTCGCCGAGCGCGCGCTGGCCGCCGTCAGGCTCACCCCCGAGGCCCGGGCGGACGGCGCCGGCGGGCGACCCCCGGACGGCGCCGA
Coding sequences:
- a CDS encoding putative Ig domain-containing protein, whose protein sequence is MRHDRPCAPPRSRRAGLAAALAGLLALLFTLGGCAGELATKGEALRLLGGNLARGVVFEPYAATLNAVGGLRPYTFTLLTGSLPPGLVLDNGAIRGAPTEPGTFEVTVQVSDANLSRVSQSFTLQVVKAPEPRFVLDAPLTEVRSEVTLRARLEDARGVTGVRGLVTWDAERFALAETGPEAGGRGLGLVWQAAAGSLQVDVVGLGKELTGSPELFRFTLRPLTPPARVQATYTVEVVSSSADPDRRHDYLTGSVGGAPNPAVPAVETAPDVEPAPPHTEDEDAP